The genomic stretch AGCCGGGCGAACTTTTCACGCAGATTGCGTTCCATCTGGTCGATGCGGTTTTCTTCATAGGCGATCTTGTCATCGATCATGTCCATGATGTCTTCGTAGTTGTCTTCAAGGATGTGCAGGGGGCCTTCGGTCTTGTTGGTCAGCGCCTTGAGCTCCTTGACCATTTCTCCGGTCTTGCCGCGCTTGAGCACGGCCAGGGGATAGTCGTCTTCGCTCGTGCCCGAGGGAGGGTAGGTGCCCTGGGCGAGGTTGAGGACGTTGAGCACCAGACCGGCCGAGGGGTTCTGCTCCACCTTCCTGTCGCCGATGTTGATCTTGTGGGACTGCGACGTGATCTGGTGGGTCGTGTTGTCGATCCCTGCCGGGTATCCGTTGATCCAGGCTTCGGTGATGTTGCCGCTGGCGTCCACCGAGTACTTGACCTTATACGAACCGGCCTCGGTGATTCCGTCGATGTGCGAATAGTAGCTGACGTTGTTGGTATTGTAGACGCCGCCCTCGTCCTTCGCGCTGAACAGGCGGGCCACGGCGTCCGTGTCCGCGTTCAGGGCGATATCGAGCTTTTCCTCGTCGAGCACGAGCAGGCCCGCCGTGGGCGAGTTCTCGTCCGCGTCGGTGAGGATGCCGATCTGGGAGAGCGAGGATATGACGTCGCCCTGCGGCGTGCTCCCGGTGTCGTCGTAGTAGAAGAAGCCCAAGCCCTTGTCCGCGACGATGCTCTTGAGCTTCTGGGAAATGATGTCCACGCCGTAGTTGCCTGTGAGCAGCGAGCCCGTTTGCTTCACGGAGTCGAACTTGGTGATGCTCTGGATGTACTTGCGGACCTCGTTGACCTGGGTCACGAAGGTGCGCACGTTTTCCTTCAGGGATTCCCGGTCCGTGTCCACGATCAGGGAGATGTCCGATCCGGGCGCGGCGCCCCTGAGGTTCAGGGTCAGGCCGTCGATGATGCCCGTGACCGTGTTCGAGGCGTTGGAAATCCAGCTGCCCGAGGGCCAGCCGTTGACCCGAATCTGGGAGTTCTGGTTGATCTGGGTCTGGTCGAAGTCCCCGGATGTGAATCCCGTCAGGGTGGTTCCCGCGCCTATGGAAAGATCGGCGTCCGCTCCGAGGTCCATGCCCCGGAACTGGAGAAACGATTCCGTGCCGTTGGAAATGATGCTGGCCTTGACTCCGGGGTTTTCCGGGTCGTTGTTGATCAGGTTCTTCAGGCCTTCGAGCGTGGTGTCCTTCGGGACGCTGAGGGAATAGTCGGTTCCCTTGTAGTTGTATGCGAAAACGCGGCTTCCGCCGGAGTTCAGCACGGTGTCCGTGGCCGCGTAGCCGTTCTGGTTGGTCAAAATGGCGTTCTGGGCGAGCTGGTTGACCTGCACGGTATGCGCCGCTGCCTGCGCCGAGCTGTCCGCCGTGGCGGTGAGCACGCTGCTGGAGGTGCTGGACACGCTCTTGGTCATGAACTCGTTGATGGTGTCCATGCCTTCCAGCGTGGTCTTCAGCGAGAGCATCTTCGTGTTCAGCTCTTTGAAGGCGTCCACCTTGGACTGCCAGGAGGCCTTCCATGTCTCGAGACTCGTGACGCGGTTGCGTTCGACCTTGATGAGCCCGTCGATCAACGAGTTGAAGTCCGTCCCGTTGCCGAGGCCTGCGAAGTTGATCTGGCCGGAGGCATACGACGAAGTGGTCGCGGTATCCAGCGAACTGGCTGATGCGGCATAACTCATGAGTGTCCTGCCTTGGGCAAAATTTTCCGGGTCTGGTTATCCGCTCCAGAGGTTGCAAGTGAAGTGCCAGGAAAGAGAAGGGCCGGACCGCCCCGTGAGGCGATCCGGCCTGCCTTGGCTCGCCCTTGGCCGGGTCGAGCGTTCCGTTCAGCCTTAGCCGCCGATGAGCTGGAGGGCCATACGCGGCAGCGAGTTGGCCTGGGACAGCATGGCGACCGCGGACTGGGTCAGAATCTGCGAGCGGACGAACTCCGTCATTTCGCTGGCCACGTCCACGTCCGAGATGCGGGACTCGGCGGCCGACAGGTTCTCGGCCTGGACGTTCAGCGTGGTGATGGTGTTCTCCAGACGGTTCTGCAGAGCTCCCAGGCTGGCGCGGATCTTGTCCTTGGACACGATGGCGTTCTTCAGGGCCACCAGGGACTGCTGGGCCAGGGCCTGCGTGGAGATGGAGCGGCCGTTGGCGGTGGTGGCGCCGAGGCCGACACCCAGCGCGGAAGCGGTGGAGGTGCCGATGGAGACGTAGTAGTAGTCCTCGGCGCTGTCGTTCTCGGTTCCGAAGTGGACCTTCAGCGGACCGGAAGAAACCAGCCCGGCGCCGCTGTGGGCGGAGTTCGCGCCCGAAAGGTTGCCGTTGAGCAGGTAGATGCCGTTGAAGTCGGTGGAGTTGGCGATACGGGTGATTTCCGAAGCCATGGCCTGATACTCGGAGTCGATGATCAGACGCTGGGCCGAGGTGTAGGTACCCGTGGAGGCCTGCTCTGCGAGTTCCTTCATGCGGATGAGCTTTTCGTCGATGACGCCGAGGGCGCCGTCCGCAGTCTGGATCAGGGAGATGGCGTCGTTGGCGTTGCGCACGCCCTGCTGGAGAGCCTTGACGTCGGCGCGCATCAGCTCGCGAATCGCCAGACCGGCGGCGTCGTCGGCCGCGGTGGTGATGCGCAGGCCCGAAGACAGGCGCGCGGTGGACTTGCTCAGCGCACCGTAGGACGAGCTCAGGTTGCGCGCGGCGTTCATGGCCATCAAGTTGTGGTTGATAACGAGGGACATGGTTTCCTCCTTGAAATGGTTTCGGCTTCCTTGCCTGTTGGATGTGGGCGATTCTCCGCCGCCCATTTCCGTCTTGAGTTGCTTTAGTTATCGACGGCAGCCTAGAAAACTTTAGAGGAATGAATGTTCTTTTTATGCACGTTTCGCGTTGCGGCGGGCTGGGGCGAAGGCGCGGGCGGGGCGGCTCCGCGCCGGGGAACTTGGCACGATACGTGCTTTTCTTCGTGTGCGCGTCGTTTTGCCGACGCCGATTCACTCGAAGGAGAGACACATGCATCAAGATCATCGGCCGGGACTTGACCTCCGGCTCCGTTCCAGCTCCGGCGTTTCGACTTTTGCGGGGCGTTCCGCCTGTTCGCAGCCGCCCGCGCAGAGCGGGGACGAAAGCGCGTCCCTTGCGCTTCGCCCCTTGCAGCCTCCCTACGACGTGGATGCGCTGTTTCGCGACATGGACGCCCTGGCGCGCGAAAGCCCGGAACGGGACGAGGCGCTCCGGGAGCGCGGCAGAAGGGTTCTGGTGCAGGCCCGCGAGGCCGTGAATCTCGCCTACAGGCATAATTTCCCGCTGCATCCCTTCCTGGTCGAATCGAGACATTGCGCTCTGGAACAGGCCGTGCGCGACATCCTGGCGGGTCGTTCGCACACCGTACCCCAGGACTTGGCCGCCGCAACGGAATCGGATCCGGCGGCGCGCATCGCGGCGGGCGTCGAGCGGGCGCAGTTTTCCGAAGAATATTTCCGCATCACCGAAGCCATGAACGCCAAGGTCAGCAACGCGGCCCGCGTTGCCGAGGCGGTATCCAAGGACGGCCTGCTCTCCGCCATGCTCCTGCGGCTGGTGAACAGCCCGTTCTACGGCCTTGGCTCGCACGTGGACACGCTCCAGCGGGCCGTGGCCTTCACCGGGTTCAACGAGCTTTCCGCCCTGGCTCTGGCTGTTTCAGCCGTGCGCCATTTCCGCTCCGACGAGGACGG from Paucidesulfovibrio longus DSM 6739 encodes the following:
- the fliD gene encoding flagellar filament capping protein FliD, with translation MSYAASASSLDTATTSSYASGQINFAGLGNGTDFNSLIDGLIKVERNRVTSLETWKASWQSKVDAFKELNTKMLSLKTTLEGMDTINEFMTKSVSSTSSSVLTATADSSAQAAAHTVQVNQLAQNAILTNQNGYAATDTVLNSGGSRVFAYNYKGTDYSLSVPKDTTLEGLKNLINNDPENPGVKASIISNGTESFLQFRGMDLGADADLSIGAGTTLTGFTSGDFDQTQINQNSQIRVNGWPSGSWISNASNTVTGIIDGLTLNLRGAAPGSDISLIVDTDRESLKENVRTFVTQVNEVRKYIQSITKFDSVKQTGSLLTGNYGVDIISQKLKSIVADKGLGFFYYDDTGSTPQGDVISSLSQIGILTDADENSPTAGLLVLDEEKLDIALNADTDAVARLFSAKDEGGVYNTNNVSYYSHIDGITEAGSYKVKYSVDASGNITEAWINGYPAGIDNTTHQITSQSHKINIGDRKVEQNPSAGLVLNVLNLAQGTYPPSGTSEDDYPLAVLKRGKTGEMVKELKALTNKTEGPLHILEDNYEDIMDMIDDKIAYEENRIDQMERNLREKFARLDALLGNYEGQSAQLTSQISQLSSS
- a CDS encoding flagellin N-terminal helical domain-containing protein, which gives rise to MSLVINHNLMAMNAARNLSSSYGALSKSTARLSSGLRITTAADDAAGLAIRELMRADVKALQQGVRNANDAISLIQTADGALGVIDEKLIRMKELAEQASTGTYTSAQRLIIDSEYQAMASEITRIANSTDFNGIYLLNGNLSGANSAHSGAGLVSSGPLKVHFGTENDSAEDYYYVSIGTSTASALGVGLGATTANGRSISTQALAQQSLVALKNAIVSKDKIRASLGALQNRLENTITTLNVQAENLSAAESRISDVDVASEMTEFVRSQILTQSAVAMLSQANSLPRMALQLIGG
- a CDS encoding HDOD domain-containing protein; amino-acid sequence: MHQDHRPGLDLRLRSSSGVSTFAGRSACSQPPAQSGDESASLALRPLQPPYDVDALFRDMDALARESPERDEALRERGRRVLVQAREAVNLAYRHNFPLHPFLVESRHCALEQAVRDILAGRSHTVPQDLAAATESDPAARIAAGVERAQFSEEYFRITEAMNAKVSNAARVAEAVSKDGLLSAMLLRLVNSPFYGLGSHVDTLQRAVAFTGFNELSALALAVSAVRHFRSDEDGGSVPAGFWRRSIICGVLAKLLARRAGLSGEWFFVAGLLHDMGGITARRAVPVLFGQLAETIRRGDAHPEKAEALLLGRSTADIGASLLRRWGMVEELAGLVENRRAPGRVGYEPGVCVLHLAEILATAMTVALPETMALPRLDPLALEALGLAPCEPAGLLEQAVEDAAGVLGALFS